Genomic window (Zingiber officinale cultivar Zhangliang chromosome 2B, Zo_v1.1, whole genome shotgun sequence):
TCAGTAATCTACTTCGACATCTCGAGAAGATCTTCCCATCCAAGTCCAATGATCACAATTTGACACCATCATTTTCTTTTGAGTTTTCACTCAAAACTCCCCCagtcgagagagagagagagagagagagagagtatgattGAAAGTTCAAAGCATCTTTCCACTGCTATAAAGCAAACCTCTACACTACACACAACAAAGTAGCTCCTATTCTTTCGATTTGCATGCCTGAAATGAGAGCTAGGGAATTAGAGGTGATCAGTTCTGGTTAGTTCATCTGTGTGATACTGCGGTGGTTGCAATGGGGGTGGTTGAAGCCGGCAAGAGAGGCTTCAGGAGTTTGTACTGGAAATTGAGGGCAGAGATCAAGAGGCAGGTGAGCAAAGGAAGAAATCAAAAGCAGCGTTTGAGCTTTCACTATGATGCCTTCAGCTACGCTCTCAACTTTGATGACGCATCTTctgctctcctctctctctctagcAGCTGACTTCCTTTTTCCATCTGCTACTTAATTTCCATCTGCTCTATTTTACATGCACTGTTTAAATCTAGTACATGTAAGCAATGCATACATATTCTTAGAAGAATGGTCGTTAAACTGGATTACTTCTTGTTTTTGTCCATGATCGGAGCATTGTTTAGAAAACGCCTCTTTCTATTATGACAATGCtgacaagcaaaaaaaaaataacaaagaaaAAACTTAAATTATGAAGAGTGGGACAAGCTAAGGGAAGGAAAGAAGAACAGTGTTGCTTGTCACTGAGGTTGCTAACTGTATTTAGCTGTTAACTGTATCTATTTTCAAGTGCTCAGACTAATTGACAGCTTTTCTTTTGGGGGgagtgaaaggatttgccagcTTCACCTATAATTCTCATTTCTGATCATTTTCAAGTAGAACATAAATATTAGATGTGATTTATTATCTCAAAAATACTTTTCAAGAAAAAAAGAAGTTCAAGAAAATGCATATGTTACTTGACCTTTGATGCTGGCTTGGATTGTCTCAGTCTTTCAACTTATTCCAGCTGTTCATAGCTGTAAGTTGTAAGGGAATCTAATTAAActgtttttgttttgtttctgtGGCAAATGGATGTTGGTTGAAGAGAAATATGGGAAAAATTTAGTACGATGCCCTAATTTATTTAAATCATAAAAAGCAGAAAatgtgtctatttttttttaaaaaaaatctctttaaaaGTCTCCTAAACTATAGCCAATGAATTGGAActgaataattttctaaaaattttgttgagttttctAAATTGTAAATTAGAATATTTCAATTCTGTTGATATTTATATACATATTCTTTCGGATTTAATTATGTATCTTTAACTTCATttctttatatataaaaaaatacagatcaaaattaaaatagaatAATTTCAATGAAAGTATTTAATGTTTCTATTATGTAGATAAaatcataaaagaaaattaagcttaaacataaatattattcttttAATATGAATTTTCTTAACTATATTTGTCCATAATATTTAATAAATCGGTAATTTTTTAATGGGCGCATCTAAAATtgttaaattttcaaaagacGTATTTAAGTATTATATTGTCCAAAGGGCACGATTGATTTCTTTTTTACCCCTCTAATTAATAGTTTACCTCTTTCCCTTTTTCTGAAGCCTttgattcatttaaaaaaaaaatagttcagAATCAGGTGATCTCGACATTTCTTTCTGCTCAAGGAATTGACTAAATAGTTTCTTTCTCTGCTCGAGAAAAGAAAATATCTTCTTCCTCAATTTGTCGAATGCAATTTCTCTATTGAGTCGCCAAAAACATCAGAAGTCAAAATCTTGCACGCAGTAATGGATTCAAGAATTTAAGTATAGAGGAACGATCGCGATATGAGTgcagttaatttttttttgaacggTTAATAAATTACATGTAATtaaacaaatattttttaaataacttgaCATACAGAAGAAAAGGTATAATATTATGAAAAAACCCGTACAATAATATTAAAGCAGTCTACTAACTAATACGTGCCAATTGTATTCTTCAAGACTCCATGTTCTAAAAACGCTACAAAATTGACTTTTATCGACAGTATTAAAAACATCTTTCTCGATATAGACTACCAAACTGTTATTCATCTCCAATCATGTTTCACAAATCTATTTTGACAATATTCAATGCCGAAAACACTCTTTCAACGGTTGCAGTAGCAACGGGAAGGAGTAAGGCTAGCTCAATCATCCGATAACCCAAAGGAAATACATGGTTCTTCATTGTTTCAATCATTTTCTTTGCAAGATCTTCCAAATCTGTAATGTCTTCAAACCATTTATTTGATCTGATGTCATCAGTATATATTTGAAGCTCTTGTTAAACCAACATACGTTGattccaagaaaaatcatccTCACAAAAATGAGTCAAACGCACTAACTTCTGTACATCAAATCTAAAGAATGAGTTCCTAAGGTCAAGATATGACATATAAATCAGTAAATCTATAGCTGTTTCAAAGAAACGGCTATCCATCTCCTATAGAATAATATCGATAATCTgcaatttgaaaaccaaacaataaaagtaaaaatttataaatatgttattgtttaaaagaatttaattgactgtaaataaaaaaaaattatggagaTTCTTCACAAAAGATTTCAACATGGTAGTAGtgataaaaattaacatttttcCATCTCTCTTCAAACGACTACGGTTGTTGATGGTATCTGTCATATCAATTATTTCAATGAGTGTTACAAAACTTCTTCACGTCCTCAAGTAAAACATACCATCTAGAATCTTTCAACTTTTGCAATTTAGCTTTCACATTATTGATCAAACGCATTGCATTCACAATATTTTGATCTTTCTCTTGTAGAACTGTTGTCAAATGATTTGTGATTGCCAATATACGTTTCATCAATAGTAGAATAAACACAAATTCATACCTCTCCATTCTTTTAACCAAAGTTCTACTTAAAACCTTGGAAAAATGATCACCATCATCAATCAAAAGTTGAAGAACCTCTATAACAGATGACTACATTTGTTCAATATGACATAAAGTTGAATGATGAGACCCCCATCGTGTATATTCAAGTCTAGCTAGACTAGTTTCTTGTTTAGTCCTCTACCATAACTAATCTCTCCTCTTTCAAGAAGTTTAACTTTTCTGTCATGTTCAAGTTGTCGAAGTTTATCGGCTCTTTTGCAACATGATGCAGATGTGTTCACAATCGAACCAACAATCCACATGAAATCACAAACATATTGATTTGCTTGAGCAACAGCTACAAACACtagctggagttgatgagcaaaacaatgaacatacCTTGTATATAGATTTTCTTTCATTATCAGTGACTTTAAGCCATTAAATTCTCTAGACATATTTGAAGCACCATCATATCTTAACCCCTCAATCTCGCCACTGACAAACCATACTTAGCAAATAAAGAGTTGATTGCCTCCTTCAAACAAGTAGTTGTAGTTGTTGCAACATGAACTATAGCCATAAATCGTTCAATCACCTCTCCATATTTGTTCACATATCTAATAACAACTGGCATTTGCTCTTTCACTGAACAATCACGAGCCTCATCAAGTAGTAAAGTGAACCACCTATTTCCAAGATCAGCTAGAATAGCATTTGTGGTCTCAACTGCACAAGCATTCACCAATTGCTTTTGAATTTTTGgggcaatcatttgattatttccaGGTGCATTCATTCCAACAATTGTCGCAACTTCTAGACACTCTGAGCTATACCATTTGACCAATTCTAAAAAATTACCTCTATTGGATAATGTCGAAGACTAATCATGTCCCCGAAAAGGCAGTCCTTGTAACAACAAAAATCAAATTACCTTTAAAATGGCAGTCAGATGTTTGCGATAAGAAACTTCAATCTCATATTTCCTTGATAAAAATGAATACTCCACactttgtctttgattcttgaCACCCTCAAACTGTATTCTTGCCTCATTGTGTGCACTACCAACTCCACCTACATGCTCATTGAATTTTTCAATTGCTTTTTTCCAATTTACAAAACTAGATTCGTAAACACATCATCTCCTCCAAACCCTATATTATTAGGTCTAAAAAGATAACACCATAAACAAAAGGCTGCATCCTTTGAAATAATATACTCCAATCAATTACGGTCTTTAAACTAAATGTCTCTAAAACATCTATTATCTTTacccattttttttcttggaaaattATGGTCTCGAGGTTGACAAGGGCTCATAGCAACATATTCTTTTCGAATATGATCTCTAACACcaatatcatactctttaatcaGTTT
Coding sequences:
- the LOC122048212 gene encoding uncharacterized protein LOC122048212; the protein is MNAPGNNQMIAPKIQKQLVNACAVETTNAILADLGNRWFTLLLDEARDCSVKEQMPVVIRYVNKYGEVIERFMAIVHVATTTTTCLKESSVIEVLQLLIDDGDHFSKVLSRTLVKRMERYEFVFILLLMKRILAITNHLTTVLQEKDQNIVNAMRLINNVKAKLQKLKDSRWYVLLEDVKKFCNTH